GAGTGACGCATGCGTTCCAGACCGGCTTTTACCAGCAACCGATTCTCTCCGTGCAAAGGAACCAGATCAGCTACAGTACCGATAGCGGCCAAATCCAGCAAGGCCAGAGCCTTTTCCCCCAGCAAGGCCTGTGCTAGTTTGAAAGCAATCCCCGCACCGCATAAATCCGGCCAGGGATAATGATTATCCGGTCGTTTGGGATTGACCACCGCTTCTGCTGGCGGTAGCTCCCCCTGTAATTCATGGTGATCGGTAACGATCACTTTCATTCCCAGTTCCCTGGCCCGTACTACCTCCTGGAAAGAGGCTATCCCGCAGTCCACTGTGATCAGCAGCCTGGTGCCCTTTTGCGCCAGCTGTTCCACCGCTGCCAGATTCAACCCATATCCTTCCGTAAACCGGTTGGGCAAATAGTAGTCTACCCTCTCCCCGGCCAGAGGCTTTAAGGCCAGATAGAGCAAAGCGGTTGCTGTTACACCGTCGGCATCATAGTCACCGTAAATGGTGATTTTCTCCTGTCTCTGTAAAGCCTGTTGCAAAATCTCCAGGGCCTTTTCCAGATCAGGTAATTCCAGCGGATTGCCCAGATCGGCAATACTCCCACGCAAGAACAGGTGAGCTGAGGTTAGATCAGTTATGCCCCGGTTCAGCAGGATTCCGGCCAGCAAAGGGGAGATCCCCAGCTGCTGAGCCAGAATTCGGGCCCGGTCAGGATCGGGCCGGGCAAGACGCCAGCGTTTATGCACACTCTCCCCACCTTTATCTCAATCTTGTCTCCCTTCCAGCTCACAGTCATCACAATCAAAACAGCGGGTAGAGCCGTGGGTACAGGGCTCCACATGGATAACGGCATGGGTATTGGGCAATACCTCCTGAATCCGCTGTTCCAGATGGTCGGTAATTTCATGCACCCGGCTAATAGACCAGCTCTGAGGCACTACCAGATGCAAATCCACAAACCGCTCTGAGCCAGCTTTGCGGCTGCGCAGCTGGTGGTACTCCAGGTAATAGTCCCGGTGTTTTTCCAGAATCTCAATGATTTTGTGCTCCTCCTCTTCCGGTAAGCGCGTATCAATAATATCCACAAAGGCTTCTTTAGTCAGATCCCAGGCCGCTTTCAAAATCAGCAGGGCGACGATAATCGCGACCACAGCATCCAGCCAGGCCCAACCCGTTACAGCCATCAGCCCCAGACCGAGCAACACCCCGGCGGAAGTATAAACATCAGTACGCAGATGCCAGGCATCCGCTGCCAGGGCAACGGAATCGGTCTCCCGCGCCACCTTGAATAAATGGGCTGATATCAGCCAGTTTACTCCTGCCGAAAAGGCCATAACCAGCGCTCCCAGCCCCAGCTTTTCCACCTCACCCCCCCGGAACAGCCGGAGTACAGCTTCATAGATTATATACAGAGCAGCGGCAAAAATCAGGACCGCTTCAATAGTCCCGGAGACATTTTCCAGCTTGCCATGTCCATAGGGATGCTGTTCATCCGGGGGTTTATTGGCTTTTTTAATGGAAAAGTAGGCGATCCCAGCTGCCGCCAGGTCCAAACCACTGTGAATGGCTTCTGAAATAACGGCTACCGATCCCATCCAAAGTCCAACTGCCAGTTTTGCCAGCACCAGCAAACTATTGGACAAAACCGAAAGTCGGGCAGCCTGTAATTTGGCT
Above is a genomic segment from Carboxydocella sporoproducens DSM 16521 containing:
- a CDS encoding cation diffusion facilitator family transporter, which produces MAGGAGLAKLQAARLSVLSNSLLVLAKLAVGLWMGSVAVISEAIHSGLDLAAAGIAYFSIKKANKPPDEQHPYGHGKLENVSGTIEAVLIFAAALYIIYEAVLRLFRGGEVEKLGLGALVMAFSAGVNWLISAHLFKVARETDSVALAADAWHLRTDVYTSAGVLLGLGLMAVTGWAWLDAVVAIIVALLILKAAWDLTKEAFVDIIDTRLPEEEEHKIIEILEKHRDYYLEYHQLRSRKAGSERFVDLHLVVPQSWSISRVHEITDHLEQRIQEVLPNTHAVIHVEPCTHGSTRCFDCDDCELEGRQD